A single region of the Lotus japonicus ecotype B-129 chromosome 4, LjGifu_v1.2 genome encodes:
- the LOC130710165 gene encoding uncharacterized protein LOC130710165 — MASLTPGILLKLLQAMNSDTRVTGDHRSPLLQVIGIVPALAGSDLWSNQGFYLNLSDSLNSTYVLLSHPDTDLILSNRLQLGQFIHVDRFHLHSPLPTVSSIRPLPGRHPFQGTPEPLVARINNSTRHFLIQPLSDSSSDPLSLYLSNNSSSNNQTPLEAPPQQKAAAAAVTSRQPLAPRENNQAPPQRFSSPATAKRSHSAGKFNNSNSKTGSVTAERDPSPAGKGKRSASPVPSKCVVPSLQSAREENRKVSREAAIVVPSRYRQPSPTTGRKQPSPSPRRASISPGRRLSGVLKLSPAVVDSAGKKKMSSGGVSRASDAVAGSAKNSRKNWDEHSGGVEAEHKEKSGGGASKHRVDSQAILRTQVAMSRRLSDVSGHKPGSNDSSSNEKTKVGSPQSSMEQEKSNFAALGITVHEKKWTDGSVPFDAVSAKLSKLGKEAMQRKILASVAAAEALEEANATECIIRNLSMFSELCSVSQPRNPLPTIDRFFTIYDDVIRSTTMAESVANSHNSETYDDSIPTEQSKSLSLWVETALATDLKIVSLLTGTSVDPPLTLQKSLSKRHSLGASKNHTKTPSSPKSYVNDAGVWERGNGMKDTVELGASLISEMQMWFLRFVEESLEAGFKVFGEYTADRKKSLPLDGGSIAVVLSHLKRVNAWLDRVVSKGNHSLTEKIEKLKRKIYGFVIQHVGSTFDNSTSPVSS, encoded by the exons ATGGCTTCTCTCACCCCTGGAATCCTGCTCAAGCTATTACAAGCCATGAACTCCGACACCCGCGTCACCGGTGACCACCGGTCTCCTCTCCTCCAAGTCATCGGAATCGTCCCTGCACTCGCCGGTTCCGATCTCTGGTCTAACCAGGGGTTTTACCTCAATCTCTCGGATTCGCTCAATTCTACttacgttctcctttctcaccCTGACACCGATCTCATCCTCTCTAACCGCCTCCAACTCGGCCAGTTCATCCACGTCGACCGCTTCCACCTCCACTCCCCTCTCCCCACCGTCTCCTCCATCCGCCCCCTCCCCGGCCGCCACCCCTTCCAAGGAACCCCCGAGCCTCTCGTCGCCCGCATCAACAACTCCACCCGCCATTTCCTCATTCAACCCCTCTCCGATTCCTCCTCCGATCCACTCTCCCTCTACCTCTCcaacaacagcagcagcaacaatCAAACTCCACTTGAAGCACCGCCGCAGCAGAAGGCTGCGGCGGCGGCGGTTACTTCCCGGCAGCCGCTTGCGCCGAGAGAGAACAATCAAGCGCCGCCGCAGAGATTCTCATCTCCGGCGACGGCGAAGAGGTCGCACTCCGCCGGGAAATTTAACAATAGTAACAGCAAGACTGGTTCTGTTACTGCTGAGAGGGATCCTTCGCCGGCCGGGAAGGGGAAGAGATCGGCGTCGCCGGTGCCGTCCAAGTGTGTTGTCCCGAGCTTGCAGTCTGCCCGCGAGGAGAATCGGAAGGTGAGCAGGGAGGCGGCGATTGTTGTGCCGTCGAGGTACCGGCAGCCGTCTCCTACGACTGGGAGGAAGCAGCCGTCGCCGAGCCCGAGGAGAGCTTCGATTTCTCCTGGGAGGAGGTTGTCCGGGGTTCTGAAGCTCTCGCCCGCCGTGGTGGATTCTGctggaaagaagaagatgtCCTCCGGCGGCGTCTCCAGGGCCTCCGATGCGGTTGCCGGGTCCGCGAAGAATTCGAGGAAGAACTGGGATGAGCATTCTGGTGGTGTTGAAGCTGAACACAAAGaaaagagtggtggtggtgcgtCTAAACATAGGGTTGATTCTCAAGCAATTTTACGCACTCAG GTTGCAATGTCAAGGCGACTAAGTGATGTGAGTGGTCACAAACCTGGGAGCAATGATTCTTCCTCCAATGAGAAAACTAAAGTTGGCTCTCCTCAGAGTTCCATGGAACAAGAGAAGTCCAATTTTGCAGCTCTGGGCATCACAGTTCATGAAAAGAAATGGACTGATGGAAGTGTTCCATTTGATGCAGTGTCTGCCAAACTTTCAAAGCTTGGAAAG GAAGCAATGCAAAGGAAGATTCTCGCTTCTGTTGCTGCAGCTGAAGCATTAGAGGAGGCAAATGCTACTGAATGTATCATAAGGAATTTAAG CATGTTTTCAGAACTATGCTCCGTGAGCCAGCCAAGAAATCCTTTGCCAACCATAGACAGGTTCTTTACAATCTACGACGATGTTATCAGATCAACTACGATGGCTGAATCAGTTGCGAATAGCCATAATTCTGAGACATATGATGACAGCATTCCAACAGAGCAATCAAAATCACTCTCTCTGTGGGTTGAAACTGCCTTGGCCACTGATCTCAAGATAGTATCCCTTCTTACAGGCACCAGCGTCGATCCTCCATTGACATTGCAAAAAAGCTTGTCGAAGCGGCACTCTCTGGGTGCATCTAAGAACCATACAAAAACTCCTTCATCCCCAAAGTCCTATGTAAATGATGCTGGTGTGTGGGAAAGAGGTAATGGAATGAAGGACACAGTTGAGTTGGGAGCAAGTTTGATATCTGAAATGCAAATGTGGTTTCtgcgttttgttgaggagtccCTTGAAGCAGGATTTAAAGTGTTTGGAGAGTACACTGCTGATAGGAAGAAATCACTGCCCCTGGATGGTGGCTCCATTGCTGTTGTTTTATCGCATTTGAAGCGGGTGAATGCATGGTTGGACCGTGTTGTTTCCAAAGGGAATCACTCGCTGACAGAGAAGATTGAAAAGTTGAAGAGGAAGATCTATGGTTTTGTAATTCAGCATGTTGGGTCTACTTTTGATAATTCTACTTCCCCTGTTTCTTCCTGA